A portion of the Sparus aurata unplaced genomic scaffold, fSpaAur1.1, whole genome shotgun sequence genome contains these proteins:
- the plekho1a gene encoding pleckstrin homology domain-containing family O member 1-A isoform X1, which translates to MKKSQPGRRGVQDSGQQAAQQPEKAGWIRKFCGRGIFRELWRNRYVVLRGDRLYISDKEVRDERKAQEVFDLADYERSEELRKAKSRSKKNHSRFTVLRCRRPGNTVPNLVFLAVSPEEKESWVNALNVAIIKAKNRILDEVTIEEDSALVHPTRDRARIPHGRRLPTRGHLMAVASTSSHGMLTLDLVAEEDGFSPDYDCDSWENSFQADLHGGGSCGQVAIVGSQGVGVRQRADTDVSKLRITSKEPKVKTGSLPRGSERSWGKHSSLEASMVPKTQQVQVLQAQSRTPQPGKRFSLQGRSRCASMDEVLSSRPAMIRSELRSALRRCPTEEEAGGGASVQPVGQLQSLIAQRMQRAQELLEEMRLQELQKAKAERERGGSSPYLKGVDSPRLHHLRGSDSPHSSRSSGSPRSRSSDSPRLRGKDSPRLRGRESPRSKAKKNRSKGTESPRSRGSHSPAAKGSDSPRLKDSPRLTADSPRSSNRVRSPKLKGSYGSSSNKDESPVQKSPDSPPCFRGSDPSQAKGSDSPRGSETDSPLQGSSKESPCSSQKNSPSLSGSFESSLPKTPDKHRLSPPAPSSPPSHLSEEELEVESKRIEAERLLEEAVSSWKEAQEVLQEVKELQSQTLRRQRRRTYEKMTPTAAAPVSPAATAAADEDDTPTSPTSPEDDDESETP; encoded by the exons gtgagagACGAGCGTAAGGCTCAGGAGGTGTTCGACCTGGCCGACTACGAGCGCTCGGAGGAGCTGAGGAAAGCAAAGAGTCGCAGTAAGAAGAACCACAGCCGCTTCACGGTGCTGCGCTGCCGCCGGCCCGGGAACACT GTTCCCAACCTCGTGTTTCTGGCCGTGAGTCCTGAGGAGAAGGAATCATGGGTAAACGCCCTCAATGTGGCAATCATCAAGGCCAAGAACCGCATTTTAGACGAG GTGACCATCGAGGAGGACAGTGCGCTGGTTCATCCCACCAGAGACCGGGCCAGGATCCCTCACGGCCGCCGGCTGCCGACCAGAGGACACCTCATGGCCGTG GCGTCCACGTCCTCCCACGGCATGCTGACCCTCGACCTGGTCGCTGAAGAGGACGGTTTCTCTCCGGACTACGATTGCGACTCCTGGGAGAACAGCTTCCAGGCCGACCTGCACGGGGGCGGATCGTGTGGACAGGTAGCGATAGTCGGATCTCAGGGGGTCGGAGTTCGTCAACGAGCCGACACCGATGTGTCAAAGCTCCGGATAACCTCCAAGGAACCCAAGGTGAAGACCGGCAGTCTGCCCAGGGGGAGTGAGCGGTCCTGGGGCAAACACTCGAGCCTGGAGGCCTCCATGGTCCCAAAGACCCAACAAGTGCAG GTCCTTCAGGCTCAGTCTCGAACGCCGCAGCCAGGGAAGAGGTTCAGCTTGCAGGGCCGGAGTCGCTGCGCCTCCATGGACGAAGTCCTCTCCTCCAG ACCGGCGATGATTCGCTCTGAGTTGCGCTCCGCTCTGCGGCGGTGTCCGACCGAAGAGGAAGCAGGGGGCGGAGCTTCAGTTCAGCCGGTCGGGCAGCTGCAGAGCCTCATCGCTCAGAGGATGCAGAGAgctcaggagctgctggaggagatgagACTGCAG GAGCTGCAGAAGGccaaagcagagagagaacgaggAGGCAGCTCTCCTTACCTGAAGGGTGTCGACTCCCCTCGCCTCCATCACCTCCGGGGCTCCGACTCGCCTCACTCCAG caggtcgtCTGGATCTccgaggagcaggagcagcgaCTCCCCTCGGCTCCGGGGGAAAGATTCTCCTCGTCTGAGAGGGAGGGAGTCTCCTCGATCCAAAGCCAAGAAGAACCGCTCCAAAGGGACAGAGTCGCCTCGCTCCAGAGGATCACATTCACCTGCCGCTAAAGGAAGCGACTCTCCTCGACTGAAAGATTCACCTCGTCTGACTGCCGACTCTCCTCGGAGCTCCAACAGAGTCCGTTCACCAAAACTCAAAGGATCGTACGGCTCCTCCTCCAACAAGGACGAATCCCCTGTACAGAAATCACCTGATTCCCCTCCATGTTTCAGAGGATCCGACCCGTCTCAGGCTAAAGGTTCTGATTCACCACGAGGCAGCGAGACCGACTCCCCTCTTCAGGGGAGCAGCAAGGAGTCGCCATGCTCGAGTCAGAAGAACTCCCCAAGTCTTTCTGGATCCTTCGAGTCGTCGCTGCCCAAAACCCCCGACAAACACCGCTTGTCTCCACCCGCCCCCTCCTCGCCTCCCTCCCATCTGtcggaggaggagctggaggtggagagcAAGCGCATCGAGGCCGAGCGCCTCCTGGAGGAGGCCGTGTCATCGTGGAAGGAGGCGCAGGAGGTGCTgcaggaggtgaaggagctgcagAGCCAGACGCTGCGGCGGCAGCGCAGGAGGACCTACGAAAAGATGACGCCCACAGCAGCGGCGCCCGTGTCGCCCGCGgcaactgcagcagcagatgagGATGACACGCCCACCTCGCCAACATCACCCGAGGACGACGACGAGTCCGAGACAccttga
- the plekho1a gene encoding pleckstrin homology domain-containing family O member 1-A isoform X2, which produces MKKSQPGRRGVQDSGQQAAQQPEKAGWIRKFCGRGIFRELWRNRYVVLRGDRLYISDKEVRDERKAQEVFDLADYERSEELRKAKSRSKKNHSRFTVLRCRRPGNTVPNLVFLAVSPEEKESWVNALNVAIIKAKNRILDEVTIEEDSALVHPTRDRARIPHGRRLPTRGHLMAVASTSSHGMLTLDLVAEEDGFSPDYDCDSWENSFQADLHGGGSCGQVAIVGSQGVGVRQRADTDVSKLRITSKEPKVKTGSLPRGSERSWGKHSSLEASMVPKTQQVQVLQAQSRTPQPGKRFSLQGRSRCASMDEVLSSRPAMIRSELRSALRRCPTEEEAGGGASVQPVGQLQSLIAQRMQRAQELLEEMRLQELQKAKAERERGGSSPYLKGVDSPRLHHLRGSDSPHSRSSGSPRSRSSDSPRLRGKDSPRLRGRESPRSKAKKNRSKGTESPRSRGSHSPAAKGSDSPRLKDSPRLTADSPRSSNRVRSPKLKGSYGSSSNKDESPVQKSPDSPPCFRGSDPSQAKGSDSPRGSETDSPLQGSSKESPCSSQKNSPSLSGSFESSLPKTPDKHRLSPPAPSSPPSHLSEEELEVESKRIEAERLLEEAVSSWKEAQEVLQEVKELQSQTLRRQRRRTYEKMTPTAAAPVSPAATAAADEDDTPTSPTSPEDDDESETP; this is translated from the exons gtgagagACGAGCGTAAGGCTCAGGAGGTGTTCGACCTGGCCGACTACGAGCGCTCGGAGGAGCTGAGGAAAGCAAAGAGTCGCAGTAAGAAGAACCACAGCCGCTTCACGGTGCTGCGCTGCCGCCGGCCCGGGAACACT GTTCCCAACCTCGTGTTTCTGGCCGTGAGTCCTGAGGAGAAGGAATCATGGGTAAACGCCCTCAATGTGGCAATCATCAAGGCCAAGAACCGCATTTTAGACGAG GTGACCATCGAGGAGGACAGTGCGCTGGTTCATCCCACCAGAGACCGGGCCAGGATCCCTCACGGCCGCCGGCTGCCGACCAGAGGACACCTCATGGCCGTG GCGTCCACGTCCTCCCACGGCATGCTGACCCTCGACCTGGTCGCTGAAGAGGACGGTTTCTCTCCGGACTACGATTGCGACTCCTGGGAGAACAGCTTCCAGGCCGACCTGCACGGGGGCGGATCGTGTGGACAGGTAGCGATAGTCGGATCTCAGGGGGTCGGAGTTCGTCAACGAGCCGACACCGATGTGTCAAAGCTCCGGATAACCTCCAAGGAACCCAAGGTGAAGACCGGCAGTCTGCCCAGGGGGAGTGAGCGGTCCTGGGGCAAACACTCGAGCCTGGAGGCCTCCATGGTCCCAAAGACCCAACAAGTGCAG GTCCTTCAGGCTCAGTCTCGAACGCCGCAGCCAGGGAAGAGGTTCAGCTTGCAGGGCCGGAGTCGCTGCGCCTCCATGGACGAAGTCCTCTCCTCCAG ACCGGCGATGATTCGCTCTGAGTTGCGCTCCGCTCTGCGGCGGTGTCCGACCGAAGAGGAAGCAGGGGGCGGAGCTTCAGTTCAGCCGGTCGGGCAGCTGCAGAGCCTCATCGCTCAGAGGATGCAGAGAgctcaggagctgctggaggagatgagACTGCAG GAGCTGCAGAAGGccaaagcagagagagaacgaggAGGCAGCTCTCCTTACCTGAAGGGTGTCGACTCCCCTCGCCTCCATCACCTCCGGGGCTCCGACTCGCCTCACTCCAG gtcgtCTGGATCTccgaggagcaggagcagcgaCTCCCCTCGGCTCCGGGGGAAAGATTCTCCTCGTCTGAGAGGGAGGGAGTCTCCTCGATCCAAAGCCAAGAAGAACCGCTCCAAAGGGACAGAGTCGCCTCGCTCCAGAGGATCACATTCACCTGCCGCTAAAGGAAGCGACTCTCCTCGACTGAAAGATTCACCTCGTCTGACTGCCGACTCTCCTCGGAGCTCCAACAGAGTCCGTTCACCAAAACTCAAAGGATCGTACGGCTCCTCCTCCAACAAGGACGAATCCCCTGTACAGAAATCACCTGATTCCCCTCCATGTTTCAGAGGATCCGACCCGTCTCAGGCTAAAGGTTCTGATTCACCACGAGGCAGCGAGACCGACTCCCCTCTTCAGGGGAGCAGCAAGGAGTCGCCATGCTCGAGTCAGAAGAACTCCCCAAGTCTTTCTGGATCCTTCGAGTCGTCGCTGCCCAAAACCCCCGACAAACACCGCTTGTCTCCACCCGCCCCCTCCTCGCCTCCCTCCCATCTGtcggaggaggagctggaggtggagagcAAGCGCATCGAGGCCGAGCGCCTCCTGGAGGAGGCCGTGTCATCGTGGAAGGAGGCGCAGGAGGTGCTgcaggaggtgaaggagctgcagAGCCAGACGCTGCGGCGGCAGCGCAGGAGGACCTACGAAAAGATGACGCCCACAGCAGCGGCGCCCGTGTCGCCCGCGgcaactgcagcagcagatgagGATGACACGCCCACCTCGCCAACATCACCCGAGGACGACGACGAGTCCGAGACAccttga